The sequence below is a genomic window from Nicotiana tomentosiformis chromosome 6, ASM39032v3, whole genome shotgun sequence.
TGCACATGACTATCATATAAATTCTATTTCAAATAACTGGTGAAGATCCATTCTATAATTGGAAATCTGATTTACTATGTCTTCTATTTGTTAGAACTTATCGTAATTTCTGTCCTTCTCCTTCTTCTACTTAGTGATGGGGAAACATTTATATCAGCTGATGATCTCCGGATAAACCTTTGGAACTTACAAATAAGTAACCAAAGTTTCAATATTGTTGATGTCAAGCCAGCAAATATGGAAGATCTAACTGGTGAATTTTGGATGTGTTGATCTCAACTTTCATTTTATTGTGGGCACCTCAAATACATGatagttttaatttttatttttaatttttcagaAATGCTTGTTTCAATGAATGCTCATATTTGTTTAGATGTTTGTTATTGCAGAGGTGGTAACTTCAGCTGAATTTCACCCTACTCACTGTAACATGTTGGCTTATAGTAGTTCAAAAGGATCAATCCGTCTGGTAGATTTGCGGCAATCAGCATTGTGCGATTCCCATTCTAAATTGTGAGTATCACATTAAATAGTAGCCCTTTGCCGGTAGGTGTTATTTTATCCTCTATGTCAAAACAAGATATCACCTGCACAAAAGAATTCTGCAAGAGAGCTAGTTTCTTACCAGTATAGGGCCCCTGGAAAGATATTCTTCAAgagataaatattttaaaattacttTCTCATAGCTTTAATAAGTTGAAATGCTGGTTACCCATATATGCAGGTTTGAAGAAAAGGAAGCTCCTGGCTCAAGATCCTTTTTTACCGAGATAATTGCTTCAATTTCAGATATAAAATTTGCGAAGGCTGGAAGATACATACTTAGTCGTGACTATATGACCCTTAAGGTTGGTTTTTCTCTCTCTTTATTTTCTCTAGGTCTTCATCTTTTCAGTTGACTGATGTGAGAGATGCGCAATGTAATTGCCTTGTGTATCATATTCTTGACTCTGCAAGTACTCTCTGATATGTAAATGGTGTGCATAAGGAAAACAGAGTTCTGATAAGTCAGAAGGTAACATAAGCATGGTCCATGGGCATCTGTTAGTCACATTCCTGGTAATTGGTTTAAAACAAGTTTAATAAATGATCTGTGGCACACTCTTCACTGCCGGAATCTGACTTAAATTGCCAGCTTACCAACTTATCCCCCCACCCCCCAACCCCCAACCCCCCAAcccccacaaaaaaaaaagaagccatGGTAGTAAACAGTATGATTGCATTTGGAGTTCTCCTTGGTGCACTATTTAGAAGAATTTCTGGGCTTTCTGGAAGATTGAACTATGTGCATGTGCATGGCGCTTTTTCTTCTCTTCTGTTTACCTTTGTAAGTACAAGTATTTTTTCACAAAATGGTACCAAGTGGGTACTGCAAAGGTTTACAAGATGTTACAGCTCTAAAGAGTTTAAAAAAGATTCTTCACTTTCAAAAAAATAGTTAAAAATAGATTCTTTATAGTTTTTACATAATTCTTTGTTACACAACAATATGAAACAAGATGAGATTTCAAGATGTATATTGCCTCTGATACCCCTTCGGAGTATTTTCTGGTTTTTTCTTTCCACAGCAACCACAAAATGAAAATGCATACATGAACTGTCTTGGAAAACGCCTTAACACTCTTTATGAACTAGAGAGCCTCTCCAATTGCAAAGATAGGCACTCACAGTTCTTCTGATTGGCCAGATGGAAACTTCGTGTTTCATCAGTTCATTGGTCTCATCAGATGTAATAACAAATAATTGAcagatttttcaattctttcacGCACGAATCACTTATTACACCAatttatcccccccccccccccccccaatcatCTATAATTGATAGGCATGCTGCTTTAATCCTTATGTTTCCCTGTGGAAAGCTTTTGCAGTTGAATTTTTCCCAAGGCTAAGTCTCATCTTTCAAAAATCTTAATTTACAAACAAAACCTCTTGGTTTCATTAGGTTTCGCTATGTTTGCATCTTATGTTTGTGAGTCTGCAAAACATTTTCTAGAACTTAAAGGTGCAGCTGCTAGTCTGCTACATTTTCTTTATCCTTTCTAGTTCCTGGCAAGAATGTGCATGGTATACCATAAGAGTAACTATTATATCAGATTCCTGCTAGATCTACTTTCTTTCAGCTTTATGTTAGTGGACGTCCTCGtcaataaaagaaagaatgaGAAGAAGTGAGATCTCTATCATTGATCCTTTTTTCCTGATGAGGTGATCCTAACCCCTAAGTATATGGAAGAAAAGATTGTTCCGTTTTTACTGAAACTCACCTTGCCTTGCAGCTATGGGATATAAATATGGATTCTGGTCCAGTTTCAACTTTTCAGGTTCATGAATATTTGAGACCAAAGGTGAATTTCTTTCTCCCAAAATTAGGTGCTTCTGCTTGGTTAGTTTCTCATTTGTGTCTGAGCTGATTAGTAATTATTATGTTGCTCTGCAGCTATGTGATTTATACGAGAATGATTCCATCTTTGATAAATTCGAATGTTGCCTTAGCGGTGACGGTTTGCGAGTAGCAACTGGATCTTATAGGTGTGTAGacttattttttagtttttattttctttccttttatttcTCCACCACGGTGATGTATTGTTCAACATAATTTGTACAATTTCAGCAACCTTTTCCGTGTGTTTGGTTGTGCTGCGGGGAACACGGAAGCAACTACATTAGAAGCAAGCAAAAACCCCATGAGGTACCTGTATTAAAAGTTTTTCGGCATGCAAATTTATTTGGATATATCGTAAATGTCATGGCTTTTGATGACTTTGATTATTCTCCTTTAGAAGACAAGTCCAGACCCCTTCGAGGCCTTCCAGATACTTGAGCAGCAGTATAACACGTGTTGTCATGAGAGGTATGCTTTTCTAGATGCAGATATATAGTTTCTCATATATCTCAGTATATATGTCatctatatttgaatttttgccCCAACAGTTTGACATAAATTGAATTTTTATGATATGCATTCCAGGAGCAGAAAGTCCAGCAGTTGATGCTAATGGAAACTCATTTGACTTCACAACCAAACTGCTCCATCTCGCATGGCATCCAACTGAAAATTCAATTGCATGTGCTGCTGCAAACAGCTTGTATATGTATTATGCATAAAATATGAGGTTGCAGTTTCTTGGAGTTGCTTTTTCAGAAGGTTTTATTTCGAATCAACTTGAGGTTCTGCCATTTCGCTCTTCCAGAATCAATGCCGACGTATATTACATGCTCATAATGTTAAGGTCCACTGCTCAAAGAATGGACATTCTAGCAACCTATTTGTCAATAGCCAtgagttcttgctctcttcttccCATTATCTGCTTCACTCTTCTCTAAATTTCCTATTTATTGGGTTGACATCAGGAGAAATCTCATTGTAGTTCCCCCACAAGCAAAACCGATGGATGTGAAAAAATCGGCACTAGTTCTAAGGTGAATGCAGTTTTGCTCGAAATCTTGCTGGAAAGGACCTGCTGGCTAACTTGCAGAGCGTTAAACTAACTTTATTGGATAACATTATTTTTTTTGTAGGATAATTTAATATGCTTTTTGCTATAGGTTATTGACTAAAGtagttatttttttcttttttcctgtaAAAGAAGTTCAAAGGCACTGGCATTTATTTCCCTGTATTTTTTCTTTGGTAAAGTGAAGCTGGCATTGCCAACCTTCTATCACTTGCAGATCCTCAGTACTTGTGCAATTTATTAGGTTGAGGTTGGTACTTTTATTCTGCTGCTGGAGCCATGTAATGGAACTAAACTGCATGATCTAGCTAACATTTTTCGCACTGCTGTGCATGCAACCATATAACGCTTCCCTACAGCTGGATTCCTCATCTTCTCTCTGAAAACGATACCATTGTACTTCCCCCTTATGCTAACATTCTTTTATGCATAAGGAGAGGCCATTGTAGTTCACCTGCAAGCAATACTTCTGTCATCAGTGAAGATTTAGGTTACTTATGCTTATGATGGTTGGTTAATGTCTTGTGTGCAAGCATGTTTGTGCTCGTACGAAGAGCAACAGGAAGAATTACGACTTGATATGGCTTTTCTTATAAAATATGTTGGCAGAGTGTGATTGTGATAAGTGATGGATGCGCGTTCTTTATGGAATGAAATTACAGCATACTAATATATAGCTGATGTAGAGAAAAAAGTTGATCAACATGTTTCCTTGTGAATAAATGGATCACCCGAGCTGGGACTGGGAGGGTGGTGGATAAATTCTTGGTAAGTTTCTCCATCCCATCCAAACGAACTGCTCATTTCTGTGCTGGTTTTAGACGACAGAGATGAAGGAAACACACGTCGGAAAAGAATTCCAAGCGAATCAGCATGCAAGTATTTGACAGAAATGATTTCATTCATGGTTGTGGTTTGTGGTGATTGATAGAATGGCCACGGCAACGCTAACAGAGGCGTGTTGCACGGAGTCCAGAATCTATATATACTTggacgttaaggtatagcgctctTTCAAAGAGCGCTATATGTAAAACGCCTTTAATAAAGGCGATATACCTGAAAGCTAATAAGACAGGTATGCATAGCGCGATATATAAAAGCGTTACCGCGCTATACATACATAAAAAACGTTCCCCTCCCCTTTCCCCCACGTTTTGAACCAGAAGCCCCCTCCCCCATTTTTAAAAAACGTTCCAGCggtccccctcccctccccccattAACGAGATAAAAAAATCGAGTGGACTCCACCCGTCCCACAAAAAGTAAAGAGTATTGGTCCCACATCCTAGCTAAGCCTTCTCTTGTTGTGGGTTGCTTGTTCCggactcaaatcttcaatttttcaactttccgaaaaacataaatagaggtattccgatttagtttatgtcgaaactcgtataaataattcatattagttgttttgaatgtgttccatgttgttttgtatttttttgcgATTAAACTTGTATGCTATTTTTATCCGCACTAAGATATTAGTGTtctaaaaaaatatgtaaaaattgaGAAATCATTATTATTTGTTAATAAAAATGTTAATAAattacttttactgttttatatgtattttcgtgaatattttgtgattaaaatgtatttattatttttatctagtttagattatttatttgcttaaagactagtaatatagtgcccttttaacatagtaaaatgtagagccttttagcgtagtatcccTGTTGTTTAAGTATCTATTATACCGATAGATCAAAgacaaactctgtccaatttacaaaagttaattatttaatttacaaacaaacatataaaattataaaactaacatgtaaaaataataaaactaacacatataagaattcaggatagtttggtgctactgggcctcaaatatcgagcctggaatcCATATGtgaatactctgtccaattaaacgCAAAAACttcttgttacacaccattttaaatggttccggcggccaataatgctcagcatccactggctgcaactgcccactataggtgtttaagtatgcagcaacactatattgttcatcaacgtagttggttggccctaaaccAACATGCTGAAAGCAcctgatggcatgtgagcacgacatgtggtagatagaccatttcccacaagagcataaccttgtagatttatttatggtatgtatattattcccccgattttgatggatagcagtgcgaacttcaaaaatatttctgtcCTGATCATACtgtaaaaatgaatgccaatgtgctcgtcgcctgtatttctcaaatctcttcatcggcagtggcataaattcaacacccctttccatcaacGACGTCGCAGCTGCatccctttcaacaaacctctccccTATCTGCTTGAACGACATGCGCACCATGGTAGTGACAGGCAATTCTCTTgccgacttcaataacccgttgaaagactctgacacatttgtagtcagaatttccCATCTTgttccaccatccgcatgcaaagtccacttgtcaacctcatgtcgcatcaaccaatgataggctctctcgtcttcctgcctgataaATTCCATGTGCCTCCGGAATTTATGCTCTTAGTGGTCTGTTGCCGCCATCCACATCAAATCATGCAGATTCTTGTTGGGATGTGCCTTCaggaaattggccttcaggtgcctcacacagtaacggtggtaggcataaggTTCTTTCCATGCAGGCAAATTCTCTACAGAACTTAAGATACCACCAtgtcgatcagatattagacaaatatcGGAACGctgtttgacaacgtgctctttcaaatggttcaaaaatagcgtccacgtctcttggctttcattggcacaaatagcaaaagctagagGAAATATTTGTCCATTAGCATCAACTGCAATGACGATCAACAActtgatatcatactttccatagacatgagtaccgtttatggatattaccggccgataATGCGAAAAatcatcaattgctggtttaaatgcctagaacacgtaattgaatatatattctggtcttcccggactccgctcaagcttccattcaacaaccgtctcggggttaaagtgttgcagtgcggccatgtacctgggtagagcagcaaatgacttatcccagttaccattaacaatttcaaacgcacgtttgtgcctaagaaatgcctttcttttggtaatagtATGGCCATATTCCTAGTGGACTGATGTAATGCACTCTTTAATtttataccttatggacgcttcaaggtATGGGAtaaggacaagagaaatcaagtcaatatccaagttgtagtgattcccattgaatgtgtccatttcacatctGTGGATGAGAATATATTTATCCACTTTCCATAGACCTGTGTTCTTTTTGCTCGCACGCAGTATCCAatgacaacccgtaaaccatctacggCAAACAACCTTATATTCATCTGGACTTGACTCCCATACCGTCATCTtacgacactcttttatgctgTATATTTTTGCCGCCCTGCTTAGACGCGttttatcaggaaaaagcatgccctttgccagcaccgttggtttagaatcatcccacattgctgtccaaatttcatcaaaatcccttgtgagagcatccacatccggcatacttggcaaatgatcaaggtagggaatcttccttgaatgaaacggtacttgggactcgtacactcttggtctaacgggggtgGAGCATACTCCCTCGTCAAATTAGGTCCTTCATTCTCTTCTTTCTCATCACCATCCTCACGAGGGAAGGGTGTGTCGTCTCCGGaatcatcggcattgttgtcataatcactattctcttcctcACTCTGTGTATCTGCTAGATCCCGATTTAATATGTCGTATTCGAGCAATTGAGTTAGGACAGGTGGTTcaacttgctcgttttcactgcacaaacagcaaaataataagctactcaaattaataaatactttccatatagttgtatcacttcacttacaagtcaTAATGTGTTGACATTCCTTGATGAACATTATcatgttggtgatgactcccagatggaccaccatgatccaacacaccagaactacgcatattcTAACTGGGCatgggttcataacttgtaaaagtcaTATCTGGCTGGTACCCACGtgaaatatatgagtgttaatacaaactcaatacaacaaaaatatacatcgtaacactaagaaaaattgaagtttaccactcgtcttgtggattatgtaaagcaggagaaaaattattttctcgctcctcattcgcccgtggtgataagtttaaatcaggccaaactcttttagccggaacctgtccggcaaaaactgctccagaataaccacccgacgactgagggttatccctactatgctcaacctcattattgcgaacgtcttcgaccttgacgtacatttcaaACATTTTTATCGCAAGAAATTttcggtattcatccggagtcctcaaaaaatttctcaaagtttcatcatcatcgatgttaaactcagcgtaagaagcaaccccttgcggagtgacggAATACGGATGTCTTTcagttactttaaggttcaccgaatgttttctcacactcattttttacataacaacgataccaatgtatcgtactccattataagtggcaacttaacatgacactgtggagataaactatagctcacaGTGTTATTCACCGCCACAACCTCACcctccaatataatgaaacccttacttttcgctcttcagacattatgaaaaaatacttgagaatttaacaagaagaaaaattttaacaggagttacgaatatttttgaatggatttttgtaaaatcctaacACCTTTAAATAAGAAAATGCCTAGCTCGGGGGGGGGGGAGATGAATATTTCCAGGTATAACGCtttttaaaagggcgctatacccatttgaattattgttatgtcagttaaatgcaggagacttattggtgggcccacaaaacAGGTATAACGCTCTTTAAAAAAGCATTATACATATAACGCTTTTAATAACAACATTATAGATGTATAGCGCCTTTTTTAAAGAGCGTTATACCTTAACGTCCAAAACGTCCGTTaatatatagcgctctttaaaagagcgttatacatAGATAAGTCACTCTTTTTTTTTACACTTATTTCCGTCCTACATGGCAAAAAGAATCACATTTAGGTTCTGGACCCGTGTTGCATGCGGATTTGACACTGACTTATGACATGACCGCTCCACCCTATAATGCTTGATTTTGTATCTGTTACTGCTACTGTTTTCTAGAATAATTAGTTGTTTAGTTTTAGGAGGAGTCTgctagaagattcagaattttaattatagcaagagtttagtaatttagttgtaggaggagtctactactttatttatttggctaTTTAAAACCCTATGATTAATAAAATTTCAGAGATAATTTTTCAATCCTATTTTCAACCTTCTTGCTGCTTGCATATTTTTTTCTAAAATCCATTACAGTGGTATCAGCGCCTCCATTGATCTTGACGGATCTCTGAATTCGCTGAAAAATAACCAATTTCAATCACTTTTAAACCATACGCATTTTTACCCATACCGATTTTTAACCAACTTTTTAATAATGGCAAACAACGGTCTCTCTTTGAATACCCCACAATTTTTCACTGGTGAAAACTATCAGATTTGGTCAGTGAAGATGAAATCTTATCTTGAAACTTATGATCTATGGGAAGTTGTAATGGAAGACAAACTTATACAACCCCTTCCTGCAAATCCTACCCCTGCCCAAATCAAAGCTCATTCAGATGAGAAAACCAAAAAATACAAAGCCAAAACTATAATTCAAAATTCAGTTGCAGATTCAATTTTCTCTAAAATCATTGCAtgtgagacaacaaaagaatctTGGGAAACACTCAAATAGGAGTATCAAGGAAGTGAACGAGGCAGACAAAatcagattttaaatttgaaaagagatTTTGAATCTCTTAGAATGCAAGATGATGAGACCATCGCTAAGTATTCTGACCGAATTTCTTTAATTATCAATGAAATCAGGTTACTTGGCGAGGATTTCAAAGATGACAGAATAGTTGAAAAAATTCTTGTGACAATTCCCGAGAGATTTGAATCCAAAATTTCCTCTCTGGAAGAGTCTAAAGATCTCTCTACCATCTCTGTTGTAGAATTAATAAGTGCTCTTCAAGCACAAGAGCAAAGAAGGGTCTTCAGACAAGACAAAGTTACTGAGGGTATTTTTTATGTGAAACACCAAAAAGAAAAAGTCGATTATCCTTATTGTAAATATTGCAAAAAGAaaacacacttagaaaaattttgTTGGTGGAGACCTGATGCATTATGTGAAAATTGCAAACAAAAAGGTCATGTTATAAAAGTGTGCAAGTTCAAAGATACTCATACACAAGCACTAATAGCAGAAGAAGGAATTGAGGATGACCTTCTTTAGACTGCATCAACAGAAGCGaggagtgttggattttgcatctgTTACTGCTACTGTTTTCTAGAATAAGTTGTTTAGTTTTAGGAGGAGTCTGCTACaagattcagaattttaattatagtaagaatttagtaatttagttgtaggaggagtctactactttatttatttggctaTTTAAAGCTTTATGATTATTAAAATTTCAGAGACAATTTTTCAATCTTATTTTCAACCTTCTTGctactttcatatttttctaaaattcataacacataatttttcactttcttctttTTACGTACTTTAATTTAATGAGTTTAACATTTAAGGTTATTATGAGTTCGGGATTTAATATGTGTTGACATTTTAGTAGATTTTCAAATGTATATATTACTTCACATTGAAATTACACATTAAAATTACTGGATTCAAATGAATCCATTACGGAAAGGTTAGATCCGCCAGTAGCTCAACCTACCCGGTGCTACACCCTGCTATTGTTTAGTCTTTACTTTGCTTCTTCTTCCACGATAAAAACGCTTCTGTCTTTGTTAGCTGCAAAAGTAAAATATGCATAGCATTGTATGAGTATATAGAATCAAacgtttcttcttcttcttttaaataggcaaaatacatagtttacccaTCGAACTTACACCGAAATCCCTGTTACATACCTTTTCTTCATGAAAAACTTTTTACACACTCAATCTTTTAAAAGTGTATATAAGACATACAATTTTTATTACGCATCACTCACGTGTTTTACACACATAAGTGGTGAGTGGATAATTAAAATTTTATGTCTAAAGTCTCTTTTTGACGCCCCTTGTCCAGCCTTTTCAATTTTTCatttttctaaattattttctttcttttttagaaAAAATTCTGCCAAGTCTTTTTCATCTTCTTCCAATTATTGCACCATCACCTTCTTCTATCACCGTACCACCAAAATTTTTTGCCAAGAATTAAAggagaataaaaaaaaatcaaagtttATATTCAACACAGGGAATCGCTGAATGACTGCGTCACTGGTGTGCTTTGTGGGTGACCAAATCTGAAGGAAAAATTCATGGAGTTCTTCGTATATGTCGTGAGAATTTATGGGTTCTAAATAGATCTGTGGAGTTTCTTCTATTTCAGTCATTGATGGGTTGAAAATTGTTGGTTAATTCTTTTCtggtcttattgttgttgatgcAAGTAATTTTGGTACTCAACTATATTATCAGTTAGGTCAATTTGAAAGAAGAATGATACAAATAACTTTAGGAAAATATTTAATTGATAATGATGGTAGAAATTCAATGGCAtcctaatattttaaaaattgaaactAAAAAAGAATGTAGAAGTACTCACTTGGGAGGAGGCAGCCATGGTTTGTATAGCTTGGAGAAGATAAGAAGATGGATATAATTGTaaattcaaatatatttttttaaagtcAATAACACGTGTTAAATTATTATTGGTGGGTGGCTACACTTGCTGAAAAAAAATGGTCAAACACCGAATAGGTATGATTTAGATACACTTTAAAAAATTTAGGTGTGTAAAAGATTTCTCGTGAAAGAAAGGTGCGTAAAAGAGATTTCGATATAAATTTAAtgggtaaactatgtattttgcTTTTTAAATAGAATCAAACGTTAAACAACACTCTCTCTAGTCGTTTCACGTCTAGATTATTTTAGCAGCGAGGAGTCGTGGTCATCGTATCTTACGTGACCAACATCAATTCCTTAACATCTCTTGCACGACAAAATGACACAAACGATGGCAAACATATTTTCAAGATGCCTTTTGAATTTTCTCCCCTTCCTAGAAGGATTATCCATTGAATATCAAGATTCAAGCACATGCTTTACACATGTTATACTTATTCACCCCTATTTTCACCATCCTCTCCAAATTTTGATACTTGAATTGATGTCAATCGATCAATCAATGACATCTCAGTTTTAAATTACCTGAAGTTTATTAtactaaagtattttttttatatttatttacccgaaaaacgtatagagttgaatttgtacgtagttctaagggtatgtggtataacttgacacaaatcgtaagagtaaataagaatatcgaatattgactgtaaggatgaaaaataagcaaagttgaaaagagaatgatttatggattaagcaagatgaatcaatcttatGAAGCTAAAAAAAGATAATTCATCAATATGAGAGTGTATGATATCTAAGTTATAATGTATGCAAAACTTCCcctttacagaaatatagccatccctcttataatgaagggatcttactttagatataattaaaaatacatagtggggaacccatgataaatcagtttttccttaATTTCTGCTGAGATTCTTtctcttagtgcggttgtaacggctcttgtctacgagctcgatcttgatcgggctcggtattggtcggtttccagttttagagctcgatgtTGACTCGGGGCCCAGTATTAGGCCGGTATTGGTTGGCCTTTagcccttaagctcgattccaccgcttctcatcatagttcgatttggacccgagctcgataatgacttcgagctcggtatttgacctgcccctgaaactcgaagctcatttgtgccttcttcggatcctatctcgatattatgaagactttcttcggtccattatgttcccatctcgatcagtcgtacgaaggccgaaatcaatttcgaccatatatagatagtcccctcgtttctcgggaaggatgtggcgagaaataATATGATTTCACAACGACTCGATTGGATgtacactgacgtttgcatcgaatccgaccatgacgtacgtaaTAGTTATCCTGTCGGTTCAGTTTatcaaggcatttaatgtgtgtcagacggtggtcggccaccgctgatattgaaccgtcatcg
It includes:
- the LOC104101573 gene encoding serine/threonine protein phosphatase 2A 55 kDa regulatory subunit B beta isoform-like isoform X2 — protein: MNGGDVAAAAPAPPLEWKFSQVFGERAAGEEVQEVDIISAIEFDKTGDHLATGDRGGRVVLFERTDTKEHAGSRRELERMDYPVTRHPEFRYKTEFQSHEPEFDYLKSLEIEEKINKIRWCHMPNGALFLLSTNDKTIKFWKVEEKKVKKISNLNIDPSRAIANGSMPSSSVSSSQKQYLANGCYTDGSSGCLSNDFSFPPGGLPALHLPVVSSSESSVAAKCRRVYAHAHDYHINSISNNCDGETFISADDLRINLWNLQISNQSFNIVDVKPANMEDLTEVVTSAEFHPTHCNMLAYSSSKGSIRLVDLRQSALCDSHSKLFEEKEAPGSRSFFTEIIASISDIKFAKAGRYILSRDYMTLKLWDINMDSGPVSTFQVHEYLRPKLCDLYENDSIFDKFECCLSGDGLRVATGSYSNLFRVFGCAAGNTEATTLEASKNPMRRQVQTPSRPSRYLSSSITRVVMRGAESPAVDANGNSFDFTTKLLHLAWHPTENSIACAAANSLYMYYA
- the LOC104101573 gene encoding serine/threonine protein phosphatase 2A 55 kDa regulatory subunit B beta isoform-like isoform X3, which encodes MNGGDVAAAAPAPPLEWKFSQVFGERAAGEEVQEVDIISAIEFDKTGDHLATGDRGGRVVLFERTDTKEHAGSRRELERMDYPVTRHPEFRYKTEFQSHEPEFDYLKSLEIEEKINKIRWCHMPNGALFLLSTNDKTIKFWKVEEKKVKKISNLNIDPSRAIANGSMPSSSVSSSQKQYLANGCYTDGSSGCLSNDFSFPPGGLPALHLPVVVSSSESSVAAKCRRVYAHAHDYHINSISNNCDGETFISADDLRINLWNLQISNQSFNIVDVKPANMEDLTEVVTSAEFHPTHCNMLAYSSSKGSIRLVDLRQSALCDSHSKLFEEKEAPGSRSFFTEIIASISDIKFAKAGRYILSRDYMTLKLWDINMDSGPVSTFQVHEYLRPKLCDLYENDSIFDKFECCLSGDGLRVATGSYSNLFRVFGCAAGNTEATTLEASKNPMRQVQTPSRPSRYLSSSITRVVMRGAESPAVDANGNSFDFTTKLLHLAWHPTENSIACAAANSLYMYYA
- the LOC104101573 gene encoding serine/threonine protein phosphatase 2A 55 kDa regulatory subunit B beta isoform-like isoform X1; the protein is MNGGDVAAAAPAPPLEWKFSQVFGERAAGEEVQEVDIISAIEFDKTGDHLATGDRGGRVVLFERTDTKEHAGSRRELERMDYPVTRHPEFRYKTEFQSHEPEFDYLKSLEIEEKINKIRWCHMPNGALFLLSTNDKTIKFWKVEEKKVKKISNLNIDPSRAIANGSMPSSSVSSSQKQYLANGCYTDGSSGCLSNDFSFPPGGLPALHLPVVVSSSESSVAAKCRRVYAHAHDYHINSISNNCDGETFISADDLRINLWNLQISNQSFNIVDVKPANMEDLTEVVTSAEFHPTHCNMLAYSSSKGSIRLVDLRQSALCDSHSKLFEEKEAPGSRSFFTEIIASISDIKFAKAGRYILSRDYMTLKLWDINMDSGPVSTFQVHEYLRPKLCDLYENDSIFDKFECCLSGDGLRVATGSYSNLFRVFGCAAGNTEATTLEASKNPMRRQVQTPSRPSRYLSSSITRVVMRGAESPAVDANGNSFDFTTKLLHLAWHPTENSIACAAANSLYMYYA
- the LOC138894758 gene encoding uncharacterized protein; the encoded protein is MANNGLSLNTPQFFTGENYQIWSVKMKSYLETYDLWEVVMEDKLIQPLPANPTPAQIKAHSDEKTKKYKAKTIIQNSVADSIFSKIIACETTKESWETLK